Proteins from a genomic interval of Verrucomicrobium sp.:
- a CDS encoding GGDEF domain-containing response regulator, translated as MTADPLAPEGVLRILLVEDNPGDLLLLKETLAETRLPFALTHCADLESALALSQTDLFELMLLDLSLPDSTGVATVARASQAYRRIPIIVMTSLDDDAVGLKAIQLGAQDYLVKQHVTAYLLRRSVRYARERHRERQVLLKASLIDDMTGLYNRRGFLSAAHEELERGGGRFLALFADLDGLKQINDLHGHAWGDRAIVKTAEILKLCLDSEAVAARLGGDEFVALIPSPRPGAEEALRASLQKEVDGVNRKGEKPFPLSVSIGFQRADLEEGPIDLETLLARADGELYKAKRVRKGV; from the coding sequence ATGACCGCCGATCCCCTGGCGCCGGAAGGCGTCCTTCGTATCCTCCTGGTGGAGGATAACCCGGGAGACCTGCTCCTTCTCAAGGAAACGCTGGCCGAGACGCGGCTGCCCTTTGCCCTCACGCATTGCGCCGATTTGGAGAGCGCCCTGGCGCTTTCCCAGACCGACCTTTTCGAGCTGATGCTGCTCGACCTCTCTCTGCCGGACAGCACCGGCGTGGCCACGGTGGCGCGGGCCAGCCAGGCTTACCGCCGTATTCCCATCATCGTCATGACCTCCCTGGACGATGATGCGGTGGGCCTCAAGGCGATTCAGCTCGGCGCGCAGGACTATCTGGTGAAGCAGCACGTCACCGCCTATCTGCTGCGGCGGTCCGTGCGCTACGCGCGGGAGCGGCACCGGGAGCGGCAGGTGCTGTTGAAGGCCTCCCTCATCGACGACATGACGGGTCTATATAATCGCCGGGGCTTTCTCAGCGCGGCGCACGAGGAGTTGGAGCGCGGGGGAGGCCGTTTCCTGGCCCTGTTTGCCGACCTGGACGGGCTGAAGCAGATCAACGACCTGCACGGGCACGCCTGGGGGGACCGCGCCATCGTCAAGACGGCGGAGATCCTCAAGCTCTGTCTGGATAGCGAGGCGGTGGCCGCCCGCCTGGGCGGGGACGAGTTCGTCGCCCTTATTCCTTCCCCGCGGCCCGGCGCGGAGGAGGCTCTGCGCGCTTCCCTGCAAAAGGAGGTCGACGGCGTCAACCGCAAGGGGGAGAAGCCCTTCCCTCTTTCCGTCAGCATCGGCTTCCAGCGCGCCGATTTGGAGGAGGGCCCGATCGACCTGGAGACGCTCCTGGCCCGGGCGGATGGCGAGCTTTACAAGGCCAAGCGCGTCCGCAAGGGAGTCTAG
- a CDS encoding MarR family transcriptional regulator: protein MQPANPSGDSQARALAEIAQAIQRLNKACDQRHGLSITQWLVLRALVDRPAASPFVLAAALDIHPSTLTPMLARLEGKGFVFVAEDPRNLRRKMISITREGRRALGAASDGISALLRANAAQSRRLHAVRDWLNAIPG, encoded by the coding sequence ATGCAACCGGCGAACCCCTCCGGCGATAGCCAGGCCCGCGCCCTGGCGGAAATCGCCCAGGCCATCCAGCGCCTCAACAAGGCGTGCGACCAGCGCCACGGCCTGAGCATCACCCAGTGGCTGGTCCTGCGCGCCCTGGTCGACCGGCCCGCCGCCTCCCCCTTCGTTCTGGCCGCCGCCCTCGACATCCACCCCAGCACCCTCACCCCCATGCTGGCCCGGCTGGAGGGGAAGGGCTTCGTCTTCGTCGCCGAGGACCCCCGCAACCTGCGGCGGAAGATGATCTCCATCACCCGGGAAGGGCGCAGGGCCCTGGGCGCGGCCAGCGACGGGATCTCCGCCTTATTGCGCGCCAACGCCGCGCAATCCCGCCGCCTCCACGCGGTGCGGGACTGGCTCAACGCGATCCCGGGCTAG
- the otsB gene encoding trehalose-phosphatase, translating to MIPVFSEAGLRILESLSFTRTLFAFDYDGTLSRIVDAPEDAAMTAAVAELTEELGRRVPLAVVSGRSVVDLRRRLPFEPAYLVGNHGLEGAMPNPAPLRHFAELCRSWRLQMEASLPPEEEREGVVLEDKALSLALHYRHSRRKKEAKQRILELSARLDPPPRVILGKCVVNLVAEGGPHKGIALQELLSRSGAKAALYVGDDDTDEDAFSLGDPRIIGVRIGYRESSQAQFYIKSQAEMARLLKTLLGFIVGHATGEPLRR from the coding sequence ATGATCCCGGTCTTTTCCGAAGCGGGACTGCGCATCCTCGAGTCGCTCAGCTTCACCCGCACCCTCTTCGCCTTCGACTACGACGGGACCCTCTCCCGCATCGTCGACGCCCCGGAGGACGCCGCCATGACCGCCGCCGTCGCGGAGCTGACGGAGGAGCTGGGCCGCCGCGTGCCGCTGGCCGTCGTCTCCGGGCGCAGCGTCGTCGACCTCCGCCGCCGCCTCCCCTTCGAGCCCGCCTACCTGGTGGGCAACCACGGCCTGGAGGGGGCGATGCCCAATCCCGCCCCCCTGCGCCACTTCGCCGAGCTGTGCCGCTCCTGGCGGCTGCAAATGGAGGCGTCCCTGCCGCCGGAAGAGGAGCGGGAAGGCGTGGTCCTGGAAGACAAGGCCCTCTCCCTGGCCCTCCACTACCGCCATTCCCGCCGGAAGAAAGAGGCCAAACAGCGCATCCTGGAACTATCCGCCCGACTCGACCCGCCGCCGCGCGTCATCCTGGGAAAGTGCGTCGTCAACCTGGTGGCCGAAGGAGGTCCGCACAAGGGAATCGCCCTTCAGGAACTCCTTTCCCGCAGCGGGGCCAAGGCGGCCCTCTACGTCGGGGACGACGACACGGACGAGGACGCCTTCTCCCTGGGCGATCCGCGCATCATCGGCGTCCGCATCGGTTACCGGGAATCGTCCCAGGCCCAGTTCTACATCAAGAGCCAGGCCGAAATGGCGCGCTTGCTCAAGACCCTCCTGGGCTTCATCGTGGGCCATGCAACCGGCGAACCCCTCCGGCGATAG
- a CDS encoding trehalose-6-phosphate synthase, producing the protein MRLSLRFILPLILVLAAIAYALIPVVDHFSAKWFGRDLNARSELIFNSLEDTISSLVETKDAARIQMLFSRMVRDERLYAAGVCDPAGRLLYKTESFPRDLPPADLLSPVPHRVVLTSGPLYVSSRALQGNEGQALGRLLLVHDMSFIQHRSDDTKKGIFYLFVGIGLIVSLTTVLVAQLSWKGWISGMQALMRGEGLLRPVSQIRSPELQPIAKELRALVKELEVSRHVRDENQINWSPLALKEILHKELAGEEILTVSNREPYIHRHGKDGQIIVQVPASGLVTALEPVMRACSGTWIAHGSGDADRETVDARDHVRVPPEDPFYSIRRIWLSKEEEQGYYYGFANEGLWPLCHIAHTRPIFRSSDWQQYVRVNERFADAVVEEARTENPVILVQDYHFALLPEMVRRRLPRATIITFWHIPWPNAESFGICPWREEILRGLLGSSILGFHTRYHCNNFLDSVDRLLESRIDREHSTVTLGGQLCAVNRYPISIEWPPRWETAGRSVRECRRHIRKMNGMEEERLLGIGVERLDYTKGIQERFLAVERLLELQPEWIGRFSFIQIAAPSRTTIGQYQALDQEVRQLAERINARFGRPGYDPIVLKVEHHDAHSVFEHFRAAELCFVSSLHDGMNLVAKEFVAARNDDEQGVLILSQFTGAARELSEALIVNPYDIDQCAAALHLALTMPPLEQRDRMQNMAALVKEFNVYRWAGKMLIDAARMRQRGKIRTAGGEAAA; encoded by the coding sequence ATGCGCCTTTCCCTCCGCTTCATCCTGCCACTGATCCTCGTTTTGGCGGCCATCGCCTACGCGCTCATTCCCGTCGTCGACCATTTCAGCGCCAAGTGGTTCGGACGCGACCTGAACGCCCGCTCCGAGCTGATCTTCAATTCCCTGGAGGACACGATCTCCTCCCTCGTGGAGACCAAGGACGCCGCCCGCATCCAAATGCTCTTCAGCCGCATGGTGCGGGACGAGCGCCTCTACGCGGCGGGCGTCTGCGATCCGGCGGGCCGCCTGCTGTACAAAACGGAAAGCTTCCCCCGGGACCTCCCGCCCGCCGACCTGCTTTCCCCCGTCCCGCACCGCGTCGTCCTGACCAGCGGCCCCCTCTACGTCTCCTCCCGCGCCCTGCAAGGCAACGAAGGGCAGGCCCTGGGCCGCCTCCTCCTGGTCCACGACATGAGCTTCATCCAGCACCGGAGCGACGACACCAAGAAGGGCATCTTCTACCTCTTCGTCGGCATCGGCCTGATCGTCTCCCTCACCACCGTGCTGGTGGCCCAGCTGAGCTGGAAGGGGTGGATCTCCGGCATGCAGGCGCTCATGCGCGGGGAGGGCCTCCTGCGGCCGGTGAGCCAGATCCGCTCCCCCGAGCTGCAGCCGATCGCCAAGGAGCTGCGCGCCCTGGTGAAGGAGCTGGAGGTGAGCCGCCACGTGCGGGACGAGAACCAGATCAACTGGAGCCCGCTGGCCCTCAAGGAAATCCTCCACAAGGAATTGGCCGGGGAGGAGATCCTCACCGTCTCCAACCGGGAGCCCTACATCCACCGGCACGGGAAGGACGGGCAGATCATCGTCCAGGTCCCGGCCAGCGGCCTGGTCACCGCGCTGGAACCGGTCATGCGCGCCTGCTCCGGCACCTGGATCGCCCACGGCAGCGGCGACGCCGACCGGGAGACCGTCGACGCCCGCGACCACGTGCGCGTCCCCCCGGAAGACCCCTTCTACTCCATCCGCCGCATCTGGCTCTCCAAGGAGGAGGAGCAGGGCTACTACTACGGCTTCGCCAACGAGGGGCTCTGGCCGCTCTGCCACATCGCCCACACGCGGCCCATCTTCCGCAGCAGCGACTGGCAGCAATACGTGCGGGTCAACGAGCGCTTTGCCGACGCGGTGGTGGAGGAAGCCCGCACGGAAAACCCCGTCATCCTGGTGCAGGACTACCACTTCGCCCTCCTGCCGGAGATGGTCCGCCGGCGCCTGCCCCGCGCCACCATCATCACCTTCTGGCACATTCCGTGGCCCAACGCCGAGTCCTTCGGCATCTGCCCGTGGCGGGAGGAGATCCTCCGCGGCCTCCTGGGCAGCAGCATCCTGGGCTTCCACACCCGCTACCACTGCAACAACTTCCTGGACTCCGTCGACCGGCTCCTGGAATCCCGCATCGACCGGGAGCACTCCACCGTCACCCTGGGCGGCCAGCTCTGCGCGGTGAACCGCTACCCCATCTCCATCGAGTGGCCGCCCCGCTGGGAGACCGCCGGGCGCTCCGTGCGGGAGTGCCGCCGCCACATCCGCAAGATGAACGGCATGGAGGAGGAACGCCTCCTGGGGATCGGCGTGGAGCGGCTCGACTACACCAAGGGCATCCAGGAGCGCTTCCTGGCCGTGGAACGCCTGCTGGAGCTGCAGCCGGAATGGATCGGCCGCTTCTCCTTCATCCAGATCGCCGCGCCCAGCCGCACCACCATCGGCCAATACCAGGCCCTCGACCAGGAGGTGCGCCAGCTGGCGGAGCGGATCAACGCCCGCTTCGGCCGCCCCGGCTACGACCCCATCGTCCTGAAAGTGGAGCACCACGACGCCCACTCCGTCTTCGAGCACTTCCGGGCCGCGGAGCTCTGCTTCGTCAGCAGCCTGCACGACGGCATGAACCTGGTGGCCAAGGAATTCGTCGCCGCGCGGAACGACGACGAGCAGGGCGTCCTCATCCTCAGCCAGTTCACCGGCGCGGCGCGGGAGCTTTCCGAGGCGCTCATCGTCAACCCCTACGACATCGACCAGTGCGCCGCCGCGCTCCACTTGGCCCTGACCATGCCCCCGCTGGAGCAGCGGGACCGCATGCAGAACATGGCCGCGCTGGTAAAGGAATTCAACGTCTACCGCTGGGCCGGCAAGATGCTCATCGACGCCGCCCGCATGCGCCAGCGCGGCAAGATCCGCACCGCCGGAGGAGAGGCCGCGGCATGA
- a CDS encoding tetratricopeptide repeat-containing glycosyltransferase family protein, with protein MNKAVESLLARAVQAHQAGKISAARVQYQQVLRQAPQHPVALNLLGVTHLQEGETEKGLGFIDRALSFTPRYAEAWCNRSAALKALGRHLDAAEAAQKALALNPEYPEALNNLGAALHELRRYGEAAEACRRAVALRPGYVDAWSNLGSACKALRRYPEAEAAYARAIALQPSFADAHHNLGAVLEETNRHDAALASYERALAAQPGHVEAAWSRGLLFLSQGRLEEGWRIYERRWERKKIRPLHPSPWPLWLGETPLEGKRLLIQYEQGFGDFFQMARYFPQLQARGARCFLQVPEPLRALAARNFPEMELLGPRENPPEADCRIPFMSLPRAFGGIPAATPYLAADPAKAAAWRARLGEGDFPRVGLVWRGNPEHANDHNRSARLADFLPLLARPDVQCVVLQKDLAPEEAALLARYGNVAAAGPHLADFDDTAAVISLLDRVISIDSAVAHLAGALGRPLSLLLPFSADWRWGIGRAETPWYPAARLFRQGAPGQWNGPVAAAAAGS; from the coding sequence ATGAACAAGGCCGTCGAATCGCTGCTGGCGCGGGCCGTCCAGGCGCATCAGGCGGGGAAGATTTCCGCCGCGCGGGTGCAATACCAGCAGGTGCTCCGGCAGGCCCCGCAGCATCCGGTGGCGCTCAATCTGCTGGGCGTCACCCATCTTCAGGAAGGGGAGACGGAAAAGGGCCTGGGCTTCATCGACCGGGCCCTCTCCTTTACGCCCCGCTACGCGGAGGCGTGGTGCAACCGCTCCGCCGCGCTCAAGGCGCTGGGCCGCCATCTGGACGCGGCGGAGGCGGCGCAAAAGGCGCTGGCCCTCAATCCCGAATATCCCGAGGCGCTCAACAATCTGGGCGCCGCCCTCCACGAGCTGCGCCGCTACGGGGAGGCGGCGGAGGCCTGCCGGCGCGCCGTGGCGCTGCGGCCGGGCTATGTCGACGCGTGGAGCAACCTGGGCTCCGCCTGCAAAGCCCTGCGCCGCTACCCGGAAGCGGAGGCGGCCTACGCCCGCGCCATCGCGCTCCAGCCTTCCTTTGCCGACGCCCATCACAATCTGGGCGCCGTGCTGGAGGAAACCAACCGGCACGACGCGGCGCTGGCCTCCTACGAGCGGGCGCTGGCCGCGCAGCCCGGCCACGTCGAGGCGGCGTGGAGCCGCGGCCTCCTTTTTTTAAGCCAGGGCCGCCTGGAGGAGGGGTGGCGGATTTACGAGCGCCGCTGGGAGCGGAAAAAGATCCGCCCCCTTCATCCCTCTCCCTGGCCGCTCTGGCTGGGGGAAACGCCGCTGGAGGGGAAGCGCCTCCTTATCCAATACGAGCAGGGTTTCGGCGATTTCTTCCAGATGGCCCGCTATTTCCCGCAGCTCCAGGCGCGCGGCGCGCGGTGCTTTCTCCAGGTGCCGGAGCCGCTCCGGGCGCTGGCGGCGCGCAATTTCCCGGAGATGGAGCTCCTGGGCCCGCGGGAAAACCCGCCGGAGGCCGACTGCCGCATCCCGTTCATGAGCCTGCCCCGCGCCTTTGGCGGCATTCCCGCCGCCACGCCTTACCTGGCCGCCGATCCGGCGAAGGCGGCGGCCTGGCGCGCGCGGCTGGGGGAAGGGGACTTCCCGCGCGTCGGGCTGGTCTGGCGGGGAAACCCGGAACACGCCAACGATCACAACCGCTCAGCCCGGCTGGCCGATTTCCTGCCGCTTTTGGCCCGGCCCGACGTCCAGTGCGTCGTGCTGCAAAAGGACCTCGCGCCGGAGGAGGCCGCCCTCCTGGCCCGCTATGGGAATGTGGCGGCGGCCGGCCCGCATTTGGCCGATTTTGACGACACGGCGGCCGTGATCTCCCTCCTGGACCGCGTTATCTCGATCGACTCGGCCGTGGCCCACCTGGCGGGGGCGCTGGGCCGGCCGCTTTCCCTCCTGCTGCCGTTCAGCGCCGATTGGCGCTGGGGAATCGGCCGCGCCGAGACGCCGTGGTACCCCGCGGCGCGGCTCTTCCGGCAGGGTGCGCCGGGCCAGTGGAACGGCCCGGTGGCCGCCGCCGCGGCGGGTTCGTAA